The following proteins are encoded in a genomic region of Desulfosporosinus youngiae DSM 17734:
- the arsA gene encoding arsenical pump-driving ATPase, giving the protein MKAFTPEKIQLTKYLFYTGKGGVGKTSTACATAVSLADNGKKVLLISTDPASNLQDVFKTDLNNKGVAIKEVPNLVVANLDPVQAAAEYRESVIAPYRGKLPEVVIKNMEEQLSGSCTVEIAAFNEFSQFITDETMQEEYDHIIFDTAPTGHTLRMLQLPSAWSQFISESTHGASCLGQLSGLESKKEMYKKAVETLADGDLTTLILVSRPEETPLKEAVRASKELADLGVNNQVLILNGVLASYDDAISESLYLKQQKALEEMPKGLRNLLTYTVPLRAYNVTGIENVRALLTQDNLFIHKERIQEETIPQLKDVIDDLHNTHKKVIFTMGKGGVGKTTIAAAVALGLSERGKKVHLTTTDPAAHLRFVINENSGITLSHIDEQAELKKYQEEVLSKARETMSEEDIAYIEEDLRSPCTQEIAVFRAFAQIVEKAEDQVVVIDTAPTGHTLLLLDSTQSYHQEIKRSQGDIPESVKKLLPRLRNSEETEVIIVTLAEATPVYEAMRLEGDLKRAGIATKWWVINSSLYRTGTTNQLLAAKASHEIEWINKVDEHSKGNFAVIPWSAEDIKGDKLLEL; this is encoded by the coding sequence ATGAAGGCATTTACTCCTGAGAAAATTCAATTGACAAAATATCTTTTCTATACAGGAAAGGGCGGTGTCGGCAAGACTTCAACAGCTTGCGCTACCGCGGTGAGCCTTGCGGATAATGGCAAAAAAGTTTTGCTTATTAGCACTGATCCTGCCTCCAATCTTCAAGATGTTTTCAAAACTGACCTTAATAATAAGGGTGTGGCAATTAAAGAGGTCCCTAATCTTGTAGTGGCTAACCTTGATCCTGTACAAGCGGCTGCAGAATACCGCGAAAGCGTGATTGCACCTTATCGGGGTAAACTTCCCGAGGTCGTTATCAAAAATATGGAGGAACAGCTTTCAGGGTCCTGCACCGTTGAGATTGCAGCTTTTAACGAGTTTTCCCAATTTATAACGGATGAAACAATGCAGGAAGAGTATGATCATATCATTTTCGATACGGCACCGACAGGTCATACGCTGAGAATGCTGCAGCTTCCCTCGGCGTGGAGTCAATTCATCAGTGAGAGCACGCATGGGGCATCTTGTTTAGGGCAACTCTCCGGTTTGGAGAGTAAAAAGGAAATGTATAAAAAAGCTGTAGAAACCTTAGCAGACGGTGACTTGACAACCCTTATTCTGGTTTCGCGTCCCGAAGAAACTCCGCTCAAAGAGGCTGTGCGAGCGTCGAAGGAGCTGGCGGATTTAGGAGTAAACAATCAAGTATTGATATTAAACGGAGTCCTTGCTTCCTATGATGATGCAATTTCCGAAAGTCTTTATCTCAAGCAACAGAAGGCACTTGAAGAAATGCCAAAGGGTTTACGGAACTTACTCACCTATACGGTGCCACTCAGAGCGTATAATGTCACGGGGATAGAAAATGTCCGGGCTTTGCTCACCCAGGACAACTTGTTTATTCATAAAGAAAGAATTCAGGAAGAAACCATTCCGCAGCTTAAAGATGTCATTGATGATCTGCATAACACCCATAAAAAGGTCATTTTTACGATGGGGAAGGGCGGGGTCGGTAAGACAACGATTGCAGCGGCCGTTGCCTTGGGATTATCGGAAAGAGGGAAAAAGGTGCATCTTACGACCACAGATCCTGCGGCCCACCTCCGATTTGTCATCAATGAGAATAGCGGGATTACCTTAAGCCACATTGATGAGCAGGCAGAACTCAAAAAATATCAAGAGGAAGTCCTTTCTAAGGCAAGAGAAACAATGTCGGAGGAGGATATTGCCTATATCGAGGAAGACTTGCGTTCTCCTTGTACCCAAGAGATTGCAGTATTCAGAGCGTTTGCCCAAATTGTCGAGAAAGCCGAAGATCAAGTGGTGGTTATCGACACCGCGCCGACAGGGCACACCTTGCTTTTACTGGATTCCACCCAGAGTTATCACCAAGAGATTAAACGTTCACAAGGCGATATTCCGGAATCGGTGAAAAAACTTCTGCCGAGACTTCGAAATTCAGAGGAGACGGAAGTCATCATTGTTACCCTTGCGGAAGCTACACCGGTCTACGAAGCAATGCGTCTTGAAGGAGATTTGAAACGGGCAGGGATTGCGACGAAATGGTGGGTTATTAACTCTTCTCTGTATCGTACAGGAACCACCAATCAATTATTGGCGGCAAAGGCAAGTCATGAGATCGAGTGGATCAATAAGGTGGATGAACATTCAAAGGGGAATTTTGCTGTAATCCCGTGGAGCGCCGAAGACATTAAAGGAGATAAACTGCTTGAACTCTAG
- a CDS encoding arsenate reductase ArsC: protein MNKVKVAFVCVHNSCRSQMAEALGKKFASNVFESYSAGTETKPAIDKDAVRIVKQLYDIDMEKTQVSKLIQAIPQPDIVITMGCNVNCPYVPCKYREDWGLEDPTGKSDDEFIRAARIIEDKVLKLKERIMSGEISA, encoded by the coding sequence ATGAATAAAGTAAAGGTTGCCTTTGTCTGTGTACACAATTCTTGTCGTTCACAGATGGCTGAGGCTCTAGGTAAAAAATTCGCTTCAAATGTTTTCGAGTCGTACTCAGCCGGTACCGAAACAAAGCCTGCTATTGATAAAGACGCCGTCCGGATCGTAAAACAGCTTTATGATATTGATATGGAAAAGACTCAAGTTTCCAAGTTGATTCAAGCTATCCCACAACCAGATATTGTGATTACGATGGGGTGCAATGTTAATTGTCCGTACGTACCGTGTAAGTACCGAGAAGACTGGGGTCTTGAAGATCCAACTGGAAAAAGCGATGATGAGTTTATCAGAGCGGCAAGAATCATCGAAGATAAAGTTTTGAAACTTAAAGAACGGATAATGAGCGGTGAAATTAGTGCTTAG
- a CDS encoding sigma-70 family RNA polymerase sigma factor — protein sequence MAKLEKRVNYRKQYPGLSDEQIEALEKSDRKMEYQQYDLKAERYRIDYVKRTVAFVPSREDSYERPLEENRQFADERVSVENAAVKTVMLEKMQTCLELLAPKEKELITELFLKGKSERQLSRETGIPYMTIHDRKIKILGKLKKLMDK from the coding sequence ATGGCTAAATTAGAAAAAAGGGTGAACTATCGTAAACAGTATCCCGGTTTAAGCGATGAACAGATTGAGGCACTGGAAAAAAGCGACCGCAAGATGGAGTACCAACAATACGACCTGAAAGCAGAGCGGTACCGGATTGACTATGTTAAGCGGACCGTTGCATTCGTTCCCAGCCGGGAAGACTCCTATGAACGGCCGCTGGAGGAAAACCGGCAGTTTGCCGATGAGCGGGTAAGCGTAGAGAATGCTGCAGTGAAAACGGTCATGCTTGAGAAAATGCAGACTTGCCTGGAACTCCTGGCACCGAAGGAAAAGGAGCTGATCACTGAGCTGTTTCTTAAAGGCAAGAGCGAACGGCAGCTGTCAAGGGAAACCGGTATTCCTTATATGACCATTCATGACCGGAAGATTAAGATTCTGGGCAAATTAAAAAAACTCATGGATAAGTAA